A segment of the [Limnothrix rosea] IAM M-220 genome:
GTTTACCGCATCAATGCTGTAGCGTTGGGGTGATCCTCCATTTCGGGATCGGTTGATTTTGGGTAAAGTCTGGCGATGCAATTGTAAATGCCTAAAGTTTCAAGAGCCCTTTGTCTGCATCAAGGGTGACCTCCTGACCGACTGGTAAGCAGCAGTTCATACCGTCATGTCCAAAGGGTAACTCAGCAATCACCGGAATGTTTAAATCTGTGAGGCGATCGCCGAGAACTTCCAGCACCGAAAAACTATCGGCTGACCCTAGCACATCACAGCGACTAAAACGTCCCACAGCAATCCCTTTAATCTTTTCAAAAACGCCCTGTAAGCGCCATTGGGTTAACATCCGATCCACACTGTAGGGCGCTTCCGTGACATCCTCGATCGCCAAAATAATGTTCTCAAAATCCGGCTGTAACGGTGTACCAAGCAGATGAGTAGCCACATTTAAATTTGCGGGTAAAAGAATTCCTGTCGCTTGTCCCTCAACCCAAGTTTGTCCTTTGAGTGGTGGTAATGGTTTACCTTGCACTGCATCAAAAAGTCGTTGTCGTGACCAATCCGGTTCCTTTGCTAAAGTCGTCAACACAGGGGCATGGAGGCTCCCAACACCAACAGTCGCTAAACTCCACAACAGGCTAGTAATATCGGAAAAACCAATGATCCATTTAGGCGTAACTTGATCGATTTGCCAGTCCCAATTTTCCAGCACACGCATGCCGCCATAACCGCCCCGCGCACATAAAATACCTTTGCACTCTGGGTCAAACCACGCCTCAGCCAATGCATTTCTGCGAGTTTTGTCATCGCCAGCGAGGTAACTATATTTTTGATCCCAGCCATTCGTAAATTCGACATGATAGCCCTGCGATCGCCAAATCTCTACACCAGCCATCAACGCATCATATTCAAGTAAACGACCACTCGGCGCAACAACCTTCAGCAAATCACCCGGTCTGAGGGGGTCAGGCATTTTGAGTTGTTCCATGGCAGCTATTTGGATCTGTTGAAATGTACTGGCGAGATTAACTTA
Coding sequences within it:
- a CDS encoding S66 peptidase family protein, whose protein sequence is MEQLKMPDPLRPGDLLKVVAPSGRLLEYDALMAGVEIWRSQGYHVEFTNGWDQKYSYLAGDDKTRRNALAEAWFDPECKGILCARGGYGGMRVLENWDWQIDQVTPKWIIGFSDITSLLWSLATVGVGSLHAPVLTTLAKEPDWSRQRLFDAVQGKPLPPLKGQTWVEGQATGILLPANLNVATHLLGTPLQPDFENIILAIEDVTEAPYSVDRMLTQWRLQGVFEKIKGIAVGRFSRCDVLGSADSFSVLEVLGDRLTDLNIPVIAELPFGHDGMNCCLPVGQEVTLDADKGLLKL